Within Natator depressus isolate rNatDep1 chromosome 6, rNatDep2.hap1, whole genome shotgun sequence, the genomic segment aatagtCCCCGCACATTTCTGCCAAGAAGAGCTCTACAAAAATAATTCTCTAAAGAGAAAATTCTGAATAATCACAAGACGAACAACATTGACCCTCCCCCAAAACTGCAGGATCTCGGAGGGCTTTGAAAGCCACGCAGTCTGCTTTTGGGATGGGGAAAACAGAGCGATGTGAgaaacctcccccccaccccaccccgtcaCTATAGTGACCCCTCCAGAACAACTGGAGCATCAGGAGAGCGCTGCCCCTTCATCCACTCAGTAACTGAGCACTCCAGCCCTTGACAATTTAAACAGCAGGACAAAGGCAAGCGGAGCAGAGTAAGGGAACTTGCGGAGAAGTCATCCAGCTGGGGAGAATCCCGAGGGGTGCTTTAGTTGCCGTAGTTAAAGCCGTAGTTGTTCTTGTTTTGGTTCCCCTGTTGAATTGTTTGCGACACGGCCACAGCTCCTGTTGCCACGAGGACAATGATCAGAATCACTGTCAAGATGCTCAGTACCAGGACCGCGATGTTCAGGCACTTGGCAGTCTTGCCATAGCTTCCTGCTCCATTGGCGTCACCCAGAACTTTACGATCTCTGgcctggggggaggaaggggaagtaaTAAGGGTAAAGAGTGAAATGCTTGAGGCACCAAGGCCTGCTTCTCAGGGCGGCTGTGAACTTGCGGCTCTCAAGACTTTGGTGGAAGTTCTGGGTGCTCATCAACTCTCAATATCCGGCTTCAACTAGCCAGTGCTGCTGGCAagcagaggtgtggggggaaatGAACAGAGTGACTCCTGACACTCTGCACATCTGAGACCTCCCCACTCTGTGACTTTAGCTTCCCCTTGGGCCCTGAACTCTCCTCTCTTCATATTTCCTATGGAATTGCCTCTCGCTCTCTCTGCGACCTCGCCCATGTGCTCCACCGCCTTTACAGCCCCTCAGCTGAAATCCTCCTCCCCAGAGGTTCTCATCTCCCCTAACCTTGATTTCCAGCAACTCCTCTGTGGCCTCCCTTAGCCCCATCCCTTAAGATGCCAACACGTGTTTAACCACCCTACCTGCCTGCTCACATGCCGCAAGAAGCACACACGGATCTTCTGCACCCTCAGAACTGCCCCTTTCTTTCCAGATTAAGTTCCAAGTTGCCCTCCTTGTTTTTAAGTCTCTCCACAGATTTGCTGTAGCCAATTTCACCAGCTCTCTCACTCCCTCTCATCCTGCCCACTCCTTTCAGTCTTCTAGCAGCTTGTCTTTTGCCTtgcagagagacaaggcgggtaaggtaataccttttattggccaaattctgttgccaAAAGAGACAAAGTTGTACATtccaccaacttctgttgggccCTTAAAaaaatatgacctcacccaccttgtctcttatatcctgggaccaaccgaGCTACACCACATTTACACACAGTCTGGATATTTTCAGTAGGGAGAAACCATATGGCTGAATTATCCATTTATTCACTACTGTATATTATGTCTTTATCTCATTGTTTAATTTATTCCATGGAGTGCCTGGACATGCACAGTTGTCAAGGAGTGCAGAATTCAGACAGAGAAGTCCAGTGACATGTTAATTGCGCTGCCCAAGAGAACCAGCAGAGCACCAGCACTGCCAGGCAAAAACAGGCAATCAGTAAATTCAATcacagaaggggccattatgagaATATAGTCCAGCTTCCTGCAgcacagagaatttcacccaacaATCCCTGCATTTAACCGACAACTTGTGGTTGAAATAGACCCTACTTCCCAGTTCTCTCAGAACTGCATTCTTTCCATTATTAGGGATTTATCTATTTGGGATAGGATTCCAGAATAAGGTAGCGTGTGACTTTAAAGCAATATAGCTCTAGTGGAATAGCTCCGTGTGCATGCTCTTATTTCAGAATATTTGCAATCGTGGATTCATAGTGTAAGAAACGTGTAAGAGACAGTGTCATGTTTGTAAAAGTAAATATTCCTAGGAGTGCATACTTAGTAGAAGGTAAGGTATATTACGTGTGGGTAGTGAGCAGGTAGAGGCGGAGATTAAAGAGGAATCTTTATAATTTAAAGCACCAAAAATGTAACTCAATTGGTCAGTTCTAATGGGACATCAATGTCATCACTTTATATACATTGCTTATAGAGAGCATCACTGTGTAGCTAGGCCAACACCTTCTGCATGCACAGGCCCTACCAGTTAAGATGAGTACTCcacttcttccctcctcctctctggacttaaaataaaaataaatgtaatttacatCTGGACTATACAagactttaaaaacatttaagaCCGGTGAAAGACATGATGACTAAttgtcttggggtggggggagggagaattccTGCAATCTTCTGTGGTTGACCTGGCTACTGTTGTCAAAATTAAGGCCCACTGTgcttctgaatgagagcatccataCATGGGTCTATGGCAGTGTAACTTGTGTGCATTAACATCACACCTTTAGCATCACACCGTGTAGAAAAGCCCTTATTAGTAAAGGGAAGCAACTAAGGGAAATTAGGGGGGAAGGTCTCTTAATGCCTTTAGTTTAAAATGCTTTAACTGGTTTTCCCATGACACCCACGCAAATAGGGGGTTGCAGACATTTAGATATAAATACCGCCCCAAAGTGCAGCAGAACAAAATATGCAACGTGCCTAAAAGGTGGATTGAAATTAAAATATGCAATTAGAAGTATAAACAATTCAgttgaaaagtcaacatttaagTATGCAACAAACAAAGTACCAGATGTGTAAAGGGTGCGCTTTAGGGTTTGCAGGATGGGGGGTTACTTACAGAAATAAGGATTTTTTAATACATTTGCAATTACAAAGGGTGGGAGGTCAGGGAAATCCCATGTTACTGGAAGTCCAAAATGGTACTGAATGCTATAGCAAAGTACAACCATTTTAAGTATATGGATTCCTTGGGAAAGGTAACAGCAAAAATATGAAGCCAGGGCAACCTAAAGGCTCTGAAACAGAAAGCAGGGCTGTCCTCAGGCATAGGCGGCTGCAGAGGGcacgaaaatttggggcacccctgggtcttagagtccaccctcccacccttcctatccctgttctgacccttcctgcaggctcccacagctagctgctgcagcctggtgagtcttcctctggAGCGGATCcagtaacttaaaagtgaaaaagccttccagcctcccagacctattagcacaacactgaaactgttaaagggccattcaagtggtaatgaagccaatttacaggcatttgccaaccccaaGGTACATACTGTCAGTTTCCGACTTTACTGACAAAACCAGTTATGCATTACGGTAATATTTACTCAGACTGCGTTAGGGCTAGTCTACgctggcaatgttaaagcgctgtgACTCCGCCACCCTGAGGCGGGCCGGGCGGCTcagtatcctttgctgcctcatccCTACCCCTCCCCACTGGGCTGCGAGCCTGGGCTGCTGGGCCGGCATAgtggcaccagtttaataatacagcgtagggccccataaatcctaaggacggccctaaCAGAAAAGCACATTAAAAGACcccaaaaatgttcttttttaatttaatcaaGTTTAGGTgcatgactcatgatttttgcatTCTTGGCTGTCAATTTATCGTGGGGTTCTAGGTTTAAACAAGTTACAGTAGAAGTTTGCCTTTGAGAAGGATTTCCTGCAAGGTAGCACAGTGCCCTTAGagcctgaattttaaaaatattgcagcGACTCGTGGGATTTTCAGACGCATGTGGGTGCTTTCAATTTTAAGAAAAATCTGGTCGGTAGTGGGGACCCTTTTCCAAGAACTAGGGTGCTTGATAGAGGTAAAACAACAGTTGACAAAGGTAATCCCCATTGGAGGATCAAAGGGCACTGAAGAAGTTTTTACACCAACCCCAGGAACCAGTCAGCCTTGAAGGCATATGATCCCAGAATAAACTTgtgttataaaaacaaaatggcaTTAAAAACTGTAAATTAACTGTAAAATTGCAATACACACAGGAAATGTTACACTAGACCAGCGGtcggcaaactatggcccgcgggccggaccgtcctgccctgcccttgagctcccagccggggaggctagcccccggcccctcccctgctgtcccccctcccctgcagtcacGTGCAGCTGGCTCCATCTGGGCAGCAGGATGTGAGCTCCTGCCAATCTGAGCGgcatgtggggggcgggggggggagcggcgGTGCGTGCGGGACGGCAAGAGGGGTTGGGgtttggataggggtcagggcagtccgGGGACAGGGGGaatggatagggggtggggtcccggggggcctgtcaggggtgtggataggggtcagggcagtcaggggacaggagcaggggggcttggatgggggtggggtcccaggggggcagttaggggcagggggtgccGGGAGGGGGCAATCAGGGACAGGAAATGgtagggggcggatagggggtggggcccaggctctttggagaggcacagccttccctacccagccctccatacagtttcgcaccccgatgtggccctcgggccaaaaagtttgcccaccccgggctAGACGCTCTGTACAATGTGATTGCTGAAGCTCCGAGCGACTGTTCCTATTTTTCAAAGCTTATTtgatattaaaaatacaaattaaagagCGCAACGACATCCCTCCGCACAATGTTACCAGAGGGAAATGACAGACGGTGCTGACCGTAATAAAAagggcattttaaaaaacaaataatgtaCAGGAGTGAAACTGTATTCCCAGTGGATTACAAGGAGTCCAGGTCAGGGACTCACAACCTTGGGTCAGACAATTTTGCAAACTGCTAGGAGGCTTTCTGCAGCCACGCAGCTGAGAAGGGGTCACTTTAAACACTGCTAACAGGCCCGGCAAAAATTGTAAAGTTTCGGGTGTGGTTGCAGGGGGGATGCCTGTAAAATACGTCTCTGATCCAGGTCTCCTTCGGCAGCTCCATCCATGATTTCCGAGACGGAGGAGCAGCCTTGAAGATCACAGCCCTGGGAAGCGggtgcccagccctgcctggctgcCCCGCACCTGCTTAACCGGGGGGACTCGCCTCCCCCGCCCTGCGCCGGGCACCTGTCACTCGCGGGCAGCGCCCCTGGCCCCCGGGCTCACCTTGAAGGAGAAGACCAGAGCCATGAAGCCGAGGCAGCAGACGTTGCAGAAGACGGTGTTGAAGAGGGACCAGAGCACGAAGTCGCGGGGCGGCTCCTGCCCGGGGCCGCTCGGCCCGGGGCCGCTCTGCCCGAGGCCGGTGTAGGGGTAGGAGTACGGGGGAGCCGAGGCGCCCTGCCCCATCTTGCCGCCGTCGCGGGGCTGCAGGTCGAGGCTCACGCTGGGATCCATGGCGAGGGCTCTGCCCGCTCCGGAGCGGGGGCTCCAGATATGCCGCGCGGGGTGGGGCCGgcgggggcggagctggggcggCGCGGGGGCCGGGGGCAGAAAAGAGGGGAAACGAAACTCACTCGGGAGCCCGGGGCAGGTTGCGGAAGGGCGCCGCAAGGCGAGCGCGGTAGGGGCacgagctgggggaggggtgctgtaGGGCAGGGTGGAGAACAAGCCGCGATTTGTTTAAAACCATCCAAACAGCTgggggttttttatttaaatcggattttggTTTTTTGATAAAATCCTTTCTGAGGGAAAAACAgacagttttaattaagatacattccAGCTCAAAGAGAGCTCTTCACGGAATCGGGATTCTAAATTCTGAGTCTCTCGGAGGAGACAATATATTcgtgtaatgtttaagaaaagtttttataaatgagttccaatagttcttGGATTAGGGACCCAACCTTGTGGGGtgccaggggcttctgtatagattatttaggttaatctttctatctacccaatggggctCAGTGTAGAAGacaccatcagagatgcttagttttgcagttctcaaactgtggttttgtgtctccagaggtagcATGCCTCTTaccagcaaaaatgttttaaaataaataaacaatatagagaggtgagaaataacagacctcaaccctattgtccctctgcaaatctgtgtacacagagtcaatccctgacctctctctaaaagtgcaaagtttcgaaaagttcaatgaatagaagattgttgggggcagaatagatctggacaaggagaagaagtctggagataaatgtgagaagggagggacaggcagtagaaacaaaagtgaaactgtttgagcagcatattccagaagtcttgaggtctttctgagggTAGCCTTTGTTGATTTGAGATCTAGCAGACCATTCTCTCGCTAGAGGGGAAACCCGATAATGGCACGAGCagcagtttgggaataagaaccattcaagaaatatgtgcttgctgatgatgttttaaagaaagtcacacccgtgaactcatagaatcatagaagatgaggcttggaagagacctcaggaggtcatctagtccaaccccctgctcaaagcaggaccaatccccaactaaatcatcccagccagggctttgtcaagccgggccttaaaaacctccagggatggcgattccaccacctcccgaggtaacccattccagtgcttcaccaccctcctagtgaaatagtgtttcctaatatccaacctagacctcccccactgcaacttgagaccattgctccttgttctgtcatccgccaccactgagagcagcgtagctccatcctctttggaaccacccttcagatagttgaaggctgctatcaaatcccccctcactcttctcttctgcagactaaataacccagtTCCCTTagtctctcctcgtaagtcatgtgccccagccccctaatcatttttgttgccctttgctggactctttctaattttgtccacatcccttctgtagtgggggtaccaaaactggacacagtactccagatgtgacctcaccagtgccgaatagaggggaataatcacttccctcgatctgctggcaatgctcctactaatacagcccaatatgccgttggccttcttggcaacaagagcacagtgttgactcatatccagcttctcgtccactgtaatccccaggtccttttctgcaaaactgctgccgagccattcggtccctcgtctgcagcggtgcatgggattcttccttcctaagtgcaggactctgcacttgtccttgttgaacctcatcagatttcttttggccaatcctccaatttgtctaggtcactctggaccttatccctaccctccagtgtatctacctctccctccagcttcgtgtcatcttgttgaacttgttgagggtgcagttcatcccatcatccagatcattaataaagatgttgaacaaaaccagccgcAGGACTGAccccggggcactccacttgatactggctgccaacgaGACACCGAGCTGTTGAtgactacccattgagcccgacaatctagccagctttctatacaccttatagtccattcatccagcccatacttttttaacttactGGCCAGaaaactgtgggagaccgtatcaaaagctttgctaaagtcaagatatatcacatccaccaattttcccatatccacagaggcagttatctcatcatagaaggcaatcaggttggtcaggcatgacttgcccttggtgaatccatgttgactgttcctgatcaccttcctctcctccaagtgcttcaaaatggattctttgaggacctgttccatgattttgctggggactgaagtgaggctgaccagtctgtagttccctggattctctttcttccctttttaaaatatgggcactatatttgcctttttccaattgtccgggaccttccccaatcgccacgaattttcagaaataatggccaatggctctgcaatcacatcagccaaatccctcagcacccttagatgcattagatctggacccatggacttgtgcatgtccagcttttctaaatagtccttaaagtgttctttcaccactgagggctgctcacctcctccccatactgtgttgcccagtgcagcagtctgggagctgaccttgtctctGAAGAccgaagcaaaaaaagcattgggtacttcagctttttccacatcgtctgtcactaggttgcctctctcattcagtaagtatccaacactttccctgaccttcttcttgttgctaacatacctgtagaaacccttcttgttacccttcacatcccttgctagctgcaactccagctttgccttggccttcctgattatacctctgcatgcttgagcaatatttttatactcctccctagtcatctgtccaaattgccacttcttgtaagcttcctttttgagtttaagatcaccaaagatttcactgttaagccaagctggtcgcctgccatatttgctattcttgctattgggatggtttgttcctgcaccctcaataaggcttctttaaaatacagccagctctcgtggactcctttccccctcatattagcctcccaggggatcctgcccatcagttccctaagggagtctaagtctgcttttctgaagtccagggtccatattttgctactctcctttcttcctgttgtcaggatcctgaactcaaccatctcatggtcactgctgcctaggttgctacccacttctgcttcccctaccaattcttccctgtttgtgagcagcaggtcaagaggaacGTGACccctaattggttcctccagcacttgtaccaggaagttgtccccaacactctccaaaagcttcctggattgtctgtgcattgctgtattgctctcctcatctacctcatccttctgatccagTGGTCTATACCACatgcccaccacaacatcacccttgttgctctacctctaaacttaacccagagactctcaataggcttttctccagtttcacacTGGAGCTCCGAACAATCATACCACGCTCTTACATAAAATGcagctcctccacctttcctcccgtacctgtccttcctcaacagtttatacccatccatgacagtgctccaatcatgtgaactgccccaccaagtttctgttattccaatcacatcatagttccttgattgtgccaggacttccaattattcctgcttatttcccaggcttcttgcgttcatgtacatacacctaagataactagccaattgccctactttctcagtatgattCAGGAGGCTTCCCATCTTGTACCcgcctccttgtgtttcctcctagtatcccacttccccacttacctctgggcttaggtcaccatcccccggcaaacctagtttaaagccctcctcactaggttagcaagcctgcctgcgaagatg encodes:
- the LOC141988764 gene encoding dispanin subfamily A member 2b-like, with the protein product MDPSVSLDLQPRDGGKMGQGASAPPYSYPYTGLGQSGPGPSGPGQEPPRDFVLWSLFNTVFCNVCCLGFMALVFSFKARDRKVLGDANGAGSYGKTAKCLNIAVLVLSILTVILIIVLVATGAVAVSQTIQQGNQNKNNYGFNYGN